The Indicator indicator isolate 239-I01 chromosome 32, UM_Iind_1.1, whole genome shotgun sequence genome contains a region encoding:
- the PERM1 gene encoding PGC-1 and ERR-induced regulator in muscle protein 1 translates to MDDFEYSIQLNDRDWAEFFLESEECDLAPAALATAEEQCLSDIEQGDGVPGSGCHASTNGQLAARVGSRPELGTGSSSPRGVPGDAPPRWLAAGHLSLPELLSGSEDEAELGSVGRFLCDSDEPARPSPAPMPSVQGRQPPCPPAATLASPVSGSAEGSPGQDAACEAAAPQPAPEKGAASSGQAMEHPSQAAGASSPEQGGGTGGAQPHDKAVAQPGAPVQDSLPAQSASPKASARKRLGSSASRSDPGVQGPLRDPPPGPALETVPKAPGSPAREEASRERTGTEPSSPDVVRPKVPGQPRKSRKQRGASVTEAAQGDREPAGTVAQGTGAAVKTPLSSPLSSRKGKGKEKAARPALVKLGSEEAADSKRPAPGPGTDEGDPAMSTPLKQKVKEPGTQPQGKTKATKQPKPGQAGGLGVRDNVPEIPASQAAAPPGEACQEAPQEPPHPKSVVASGGDAARGACGEPAAETPKELGPPCFAVEAPARADSLDVTWPEMYDYMFCDSQGEEEEMWDSMEGQKTPLEREISLPELYEYFFNEPERTRKKAKGKDRKRKKFSSLDHTELQNEDPSSAPVRDSLIISVPEVYEHFFRDGTGSRVGWRRLFSVTPASEVKKAVGALKSLLQRHLVGGQAPAPQALLRRGSGELSLVPLAPPGRGQAEPGSLDMALALRGGPEIPLALTHKDMCLVFCAFASWAVKTSDLQAPDAWKTLFLASFGTLSAIRYFRRQVREGHPRI, encoded by the exons atgGATGACTTCGAGTACAGCATCCAGCTGAACGACAGGGACTGGGCTGAGTTCTTCCTGGAGTCGGAGGAATGCGACCTAGCGCCGGCCGCGCTGGCCACGGCCGAGGAGCAGTGTCTCAGTGACATTGAGCAAGGGGACGGCGTGCCGGGCAGCGGCTGCCACGCCAGTACCAACGGCCAGCTCGCAGCgagggtgggcagcaggccAGAGCTTGGCACGGGGAGCTCGTCCCCACGTGGGGTGCCCGGAGACGCCCCCCCGCGCTGGCTCGCTGCTGGGCACCTCTCCTTGCCCGAGCTGCTGTCGGGCAGCGAGGACGAAGCGGAGCTGGGCTCCGTCGGCAGGTTTCTGTGTGACAGCGACGAGCCCGCCCGCCCTTCGCCCGCCCCGATGCCCAGCGTGCAGGGGAGGCAGCCGCCCTGcccccctgctgccaccctTGCCAGCCCGGTTAGTGGCAGCGCCGAGGGCAGCCCCGGGCAGGACGCAGCATGTGAAGCGGCAGCACCGCAGCCGGCACCGGAGaaaggagcagccagcagcggCCAGGCCATGGAGCATCCCAGCCAGGCAGCTGGAGCGAGCAGCCCcgagcagggagggggcacaggAGGGGCACAGCCCCATGACAAAGCGGTGGCACAGCCGGGGGCTCCCGTGCAGGACAGCTTGCCAGCACAGTCTGCCTCCCCAAAGGCTTCAGCAAGGAAAAGGCTTGGCAGCAGCGCTTCCCGCTCTGATCCAGGGGTGCAGGGACCCCTGCGTGATCCCCCACCAGGGCCGGCGCTGGAGACTGTCCCCAAAGCACCCGGCTCCCCGGCACGGGAGGAGGCGAGCAGGGAGAGAACGGGCACCGAGCCGAGCTCCCCGGACGTGGTGAGGCCGAAGGTGCCAGGACAGCCGAGGAAGAGCCGCAAGCAGCGCGGAGCCAGCGTCACCGAGGCAGCCCAAGGGGACAGGGAACCTGCCGGGACGGTGGCACAAGGGACTGGTGCAGCTGTGAAGACACCTTTGAGCTCCCCCCTGTCCTCACGGAAGggcaaagggaaggagaaggcagccaGGCCAGCTCTGGTGAAGCTGGGCAGCGAGGAGGCAGCAGACAGCAAACGGCCAGCGCCCGGCCCTGGCACGGATGAGGGTGATCCAGCCATGAGCACTCCCCTGAAGCAGAAGGTGAAGGAGCCAGGGACACAGCCCCAGGGGAAGACAAAAGCCACCAAGCAGCCAAAGCCAGGACAGGCTGGTGGCTTGGGTGTACGTGACAATGTGCCAGAGAtccctgccagccaggctgcagctcccccGGGAGAGGCATGCCAGGAGGCACCCCAGGAGCCTCCCCACCCCAAGAGTGTGGTGGCTTCTGGCGGAgatgctgcac GGGGTGCTTGTGGGGAGCCTGCAGCTGAGACCCCCAAGGAGCTGGGCCCCCCTTGCTTTGCAGTTGAGGCCCCTGCAAGAGCAGACAGCCTGGACGTGACTTGGCCCGAGATGTACGACTACATGTTTTGTGACTcccaaggagaagaagaagagatgtGGGACTCCATGGAAGGGCAGAAGACACCCTTGGAAAGGGAAATATCCTTGCCTGAACTGTATGAGTATTTTTTCAACGAACCGGAAAGAaccaggaaaaaagcaaagggtaAAGACAGGAAGCGAAAGAAGTTCAGCAGCTTGGACCACACTGAGCTGCAAAATGAggatcccagctcagctccagtcAGAGACTCCCTGATTATCTCAGTCCCTGAGGTCTATGAACACTTCTTCAGAGATGGGactggcagcagggtgggctggagaaggcttttCTCAGTCACCCCAGCCTCCGAGGTGAAGAAAGCTGTGGGGGCTTTGAAGTCCCTCCTGCAAAGGCATTTGGTTGGAGGCCAAGCCCCAGcccctcaggctctcctgagGAGAGGATCTGGAGAGCTTTCCCTCGTCCCACTGGCTCCACCAGGAAGAGGccaggcagagccaggaagTTTGGACATGGCCCTTGCACTGAGAG GGGGGCCTGAGATTCCACTGGCACTGACCCACAAAGACATGTGCCTTGTCTTCTGTGCCTTTGCCTCCTGGGCAGTGAAGACCTCCGACCTGCAAGCTCCAGATGCCTGGAAGACCT tgttcctgGCAAGTTTTGGCACACTCTCTGCCATCCGCTACTTCCGAAGGCAGGTCAGAGAAGGACACCCCCGGATCTAG